The DNA sequence GCTTCGTTCGAAAAAAAAGAAGCAAGCATTACCAGGGAATGGGTGGGCTTCGGGATCAGCTTCAACACGGCTTTGGTTACTATGCCCAGGGTTCCTTCACTCCCGATCATTAGCTGGGTAAGACTATAGCCGGAAGCGTTTTTCAGGGTGTTCGCACCTGTTTGAATAATTTCCCCGGAAGGCAATACCACTTCAAGGTTCAGGATATAGTCCCGGATGGTCCCATATTTCACAACTCTTGGCCCCCCGGAGCCATGCGCAATATTCCCCCCGATAAAACAGGAACCTCTGCTAGCCGGATCTACTGGATACAGGAAACCTTTTTCCGCCGCGGCATCCATCAATACCTGGGTAATGACGCCCGGTTCAACGGTTGCCTGAAGGTTCCGTTCATCGATGTCAATAATCCTGTTCATGCGTTCAAGGGACAAAACAAGGCCGCCGTGTACCGGCAGGGCTGATCCGCTCAGGCTGGTTCCGGCGCCGCGGGGAGTCACCGGGATCAAGTACTGATTGCAGCATTTCAGAATGGCGGAAACTTCTGCTGCGGTACCCGGTCTTATTACCGCTTCCGGTAAAAAGGAAAGGTCTTCCGTCTCATCATGAGAATAATTCGTCAGCGTTTCCGGGTCATACAGCACATGGGCGGTTCCCACAATTTCCTGCAGCTTATTGATTGTTTCCGGTTGAAGCGGTTGATAGTTCATTTCCGGTATTCCATAATGACAGTAGCATAAGCCGTTTTCAATTCAAGCGAAGGATGCTGTTTCTTTATCTCCAGCCTGAGATAATGCACCGGCGGCAAAAGCCTGAATAGTTCCTTCCTTATCCTGTAAGCAACATGTTCGATAAGCTTAGCCGGTTGCGCCATCTCCGTTTTGACCACCTTCACCAGGTCTTCGTAATTCACCGTTTCCTTTATATCATCTTCGGATTCCGCGCCGGAAAAGTCGGTAGCGATCTCTATATTTACAATAAATTGCGTTCCGGTTTTGTGTTCCTCCGGATAGTAGCCAATGGGAGCGGAAACTTCAATTCCTTCCAGCTTAATGTAATGTTTTTCAGATGGATTTATCATGATCTTAGCGGTTGCCCCTGAATTGATTATATTAGATTACAAAATTAAACTAAATATATGGGCCAGTCCAATAAGCAAGACCTTTTTGAGGCCCCGGATTATTACCTGCTGGATGAACTGCTCACCGAAGAGCATAAACTGGTAAGGGAATCTGCCCGGAAATGGGTAAAACGGGAGCTTTCGCCAATTATCGACGAGTATGCACAGAAGTCAGCCTTTCCTATGCCCCTATTGAAAGGGCTTGCAGAGATCGGGGCCTTCGGTCCAACGGTCCCTTCCGAATACGGAGGGGGCGGCCTGGATTACATTTCTTACGGGTTAATCATGCAGGAACTGGAACGGGGAGATTCGGGCATTCGCTCTACCGCCTCCGTACAGGGTTCCCTGGTCATGTACCCTATCCTGGCTTTTGGCTCTGAAGAACAAAAACAAAAATACCTTCCCAGGCTCGCCACAGGCGAATTGATGGGATGCTTCGGGCTTACGGAACCTGATCATGGCTCCGACCCGGGCGGCATGACCTGCAGTTTTAAAAA is a window from the Anseongella ginsenosidimutans genome containing:
- a CDS encoding FAD-binding oxidoreductase, translated to MNYQPLQPETINKLQEIVGTAHVLYDPETLTNYSHDETEDLSFLPEAVIRPGTAAEVSAILKCCNQYLIPVTPRGAGTSLSGSALPVHGGLVLSLERMNRIIDIDERNLQATVEPGVITQVLMDAAAEKGFLYPVDPASRGSCFIGGNIAHGSGGPRVVKYGTIRDYILNLEVVLPSGEIIQTGANTLKNASGYSLTQLMIGSEGTLGIVTKAVLKLIPKPTHSLVMLASFFSNEAACQAVSAIFRAGIIPSALEFMERAGVEWVLEYETLDFEAKEGVQAYLLIEVDGREPEQLFADCEKIAGVLEAFGSGDVLLAESAAQKEALWKIRHTMPHSIKANSVYKEEDTVVPRAELPALIKGIKAIGDQYGFRSVCYGHAGDGNLHVNIIKAGMNDEDWKNKLRLGIREIFQLTASLGGTLSGEHGIGYVQREFMDVIYPPAHLELLRAIKKAFDPNNILNPGKILL
- the folB gene encoding dihydroneopterin aldolase, with the translated sequence MINPSEKHYIKLEGIEVSAPIGYYPEEHKTGTQFIVNIEIATDFSGAESEDDIKETVNYEDLVKVVKTEMAQPAKLIEHVAYRIRKELFRLLPPVHYLRLEIKKQHPSLELKTAYATVIMEYRK